The Pectobacterium sp. A5351 genome contains the following window.
AAAAAACATCACCTTGGTAACATCGATAAAATTTAAAAAAATTTGATGACAGTAATGATTGAAAAAAATTTACCCGAAGCCTCCGAAAATACGAAGATCTCTATACTCCAAATAATTCGAGTTTCAGGACAAAAACGGCAAGGCGTTTTTGAGCAGCGCTTGCGCTGACCCGAAGGGCTGAGGAATCCCCAGAAAAGGAGACAGGCATAGAGTTTTATGATCTACTGATTTTCGCCAAAAAATTCAATGAGGTCGCCCTATGCCTGTCCGTAAAGTATGCCAGATTTTTTTCCGTCACGCTTTAGCTTCAACGCATCAATATCGACAACATGCGCTTATTGATTCCACCGCTGCGTTGATAAGTGGTGCGACGCTTTCACTCACCCGTATCGGGCGTTATTTACCCGGCCCTGCTCGCGTGAAAGATAAAATAAAACGGGTTGCTCGCCTTTTGGGAAACACTGCGCTTCATCACGATATCCCGAAAATATTTAATCAGATTACGTCCATGATGACCAAAAACATGCCGTGGTGTGTTATTGCCGTCGACTGGAGTGGCTATCCCTCCCAGGCTTTTCATGTCCTGCGTGCCAGCCTTGTCTGTGATGGCCGCGCTATCCCCTTGATGAGTCAGCTGGTTCCGTCAGAAAAGCAAAACAATATTTTGATACAGAAAGCCTTTCTTGACGCGCTTGCCTGTGCTATTGCCCCGCAAATGAAAGTCACCCTCATCACCGACGCGGGCTTCCACAATGAATGGTTTCGGCATATCAAAGCACTGGGATGGGGCTTTATTGGTCGCATCCGGGGAAACGTAAAATTTTGCCTTCATCATGGCCCGGAACGCTGGCTGAACGTGAAAGACTGTACTGGCACGGCGCGCGCGGAATATCTGGGAGCCGGAACGCTGGCGCGTTCAAAAAAGGCGCAATGCAACGGACATTTTTATCTTTATAAAAAAGCGCCGAAAGGCCGAAAAAGCCAACGTCGCAAAGGGAAACCGAGCCATCCCACAACAGAAAAAGAACAGCGTGCGTCAGCTAAAGAGCCGTGGCTGCTATTTACCAGTACTGATGAATTCAAGCCCCATGAAATCATGAAACTCTACAGCAGACGCATGCAGATTGAACAAAACTTTCGCGATGAAAAGAGTGAGAGATTTGGCTTTGGCTTACGCGCCTGTGGAAGCAAAACGGGTGAGCGGCTTTGGGTGCTGAGTTTGCTGGCAACACTGGCATCAATTGTTCTCTGGTTATTAGGATATCATTTTGAAAATAAAGGTCTTCATCTTCATTATCAGGCGAACAGCCTTAAAAGTCGAAGAGTGATATCGTTTTTGACACTGGCGGAAAATATACTGCGGCATTCACCGCGAATAATCAGGCGAGTGAAGCTGGAGAGTATTTTAGCCCAACTCACCAGCACCTACCGAAATATGGTGCTGGTTTATTAGCGATGATTTTGTGGGGATCCCTCAGCTCTAAAGGGTGACGAATAACGCGGCAAGAGAGGGAGTACCGATGAGCTTACTCAGGTAAGTGATTCGGGTGAGTGACAAATCTGTCAGCGGCAGGTTTGAACGCGGCTTTCAGCGCCCCCAGAGGAGTAAGGCACACGCCAGTGTGCCGAGTAGCGCAGCCAACGCACAGGCACTTTTAAGGATGACGGGTATATGATGGTTTTACGCTAGTCGCGCGGTGGTTAATCAATTGCCATTGTCGGTAATAAAAAATAACAAAACTGGCCTTGGTCTGCTTTTGATGCGAAAAAAATGATTAACACTGACACAGAGAGATACCACTATAACACACTTACCTTATAACCAAATAAGGCTTCACCCAGTTTTCTAGCACAAAGCCAGCTAATTCGTCTCCTACCGGACCATAGTAAAAAATGTGTAATTACGCATCAAAAAAACCTTGACACGCAGCCTGAGTCAGGGCTTGTTTTATATTCGTCACATGAAATTTTTTTAATATACTCATGACATGAAACCTTACCGTTCTTTCGCTTATACTACATATTATTGATATCTCACCATAGGTTTTCCCTAACCCCAATAATTTTAACACTTCGCACTCCCGGGGAGTAAGATTAACGTTACAACACTCCTCTGCCTCTGATATAATATCTTCTTCAAAGCATTTTAAAAGTAGCATTTGAATTTTAGCTTCTTTTTCTCTTAACTGGTTAATAAAATTCTTATCGTCACGTCGATTACATATACTTAAGACAGAAAAAAAACCATCATTCCGATGAGCAACAAAGCACACCCCACTTAAAATAGCAAATTCCCTTGCCTCCTCAAATATCCTGCCACATTCACCACCCCATAGAAATGGGGATATTTTACATTTCGCCTTTTCAATCACAGGATCAAAATTATAATATCTATTTTCTAAATAAATATCTTGCCATTGCTTAGGGAATGTAGAAATCAATTTAACACTTTGATTTTTTTTATTTAATCGCATATAAGAATAGAAATCTAGGTGATTAAGTATCATTTCACATTCTATTAACTTAACTATATTATAGTCAGACCGAGCAGTTATTGACTTCTCATTCAAATAAGAACATTGAATATCCATATAACACATCCCTTGCATTATTTTCCTAATCCAAAATTAACTCATGACAATAAAAATGTCAATAAAACTTGAAAACATTACCTTGTATTTATTTTCAATGCATATAAATACAATGTAATTATTTTACACAATTATTTTCTTGAATTAATTAAGTCATGTTTTATAGCATGTGATAATTGTTAATGCCTCTAACTAAATAGCTATTTAGTGGCGGTCATTCTGGTGGTCTTGACAGAAAGATAACTCAGGTTTAGCTTATTTATTAGCCCGTTACTGGCAAAGGCGATCCCAGTCAGAGGATTTTCATGCTGCCTTTCGAATCCCTATGTGATTCAGATTCAATAGGGTTGCCGTCAACAAGCCAATCCCAGGCACTTTGGACACTATCTGTCAATCAGGTTGAGTCTGGAGGCATAACTGAAGATCGTGCTCAACCTGTAAAATCTGCTCTTCTTTATACCTGTCGTTCTTCCAGTCGACGACTGATACTTCGGCGCACAAAAGGTGAAAGTTCATTTTCAGCATCCTCAAGTATTGTTGGCACGCTTTTATACAAAGCGCTCATTCCTGTAGGGATACAAAATCCTAATTCGGATAACATTGCCCGTAAGCTGTTACTGGTAGCAGTGCGTTGTCTAATACACAGGTTACGTTCAGTATGAAGGGCAATAAGCAAGTGGATGAATCCCCTCCATTGAACAAATTCACAGCATAAAAATGATAAACCACCGATTTTACTAACCGATCCGCCATAAATTTGATACATACTCAATAAATAAGTATGATCATCGACAATGCATCATGTAGTAAATCTTTGATAATTTAATCTTATTTTACGCTGGGGAGGAATGAGCATTGCAGCGACAGCAGGTTTCATCGTCACGAATTTATTCCATTGGGTACGATCCAAAGACGCACAACCTTGAGATAGAATTTCATAATAAAGATCTCTATCAATATGTCGGCGTCCCTGAATCTATCTATAAAAAATTTATTTCTGACGTTGTAGTCTCTAAAGGTCGTTTCTTTGATGGCGTGATAAAAGATAAATTTTTATGCCTAAAAATCAGATAGATAAAAATTTATCGGTCATAACGTCGGTCATTGTCGCCGTTCCTTAGCGGCAATGTAAAACGTAGCTTTGCGACACATCACTTTGTCATTTAATCAACCAGCCGCCCTACAGCATCACAACTAATCATATGAATTAAACATATATCTAGGTGGTATCTTCTCCATAACATCCCTTCAAATTGTGAGAGTATCAATCCCGTTTAACTATAGGAGTTCACATGGTCACGTCAGATATTCAGGGGGCTAATATTTTATTTGCCCAAGCCAGTCAGTATGCTACTGCGCCAGATGAAAATACTTTCTCAATGGCACTTGAGAAGGCAAAGGATAGCGGGCAGATCTCCAGGCACGAACCCAGCGCCAAAGTTGAACCTCAGCGCTCGAAAGCAGCACAGGAGTTTATGGACTGGGTCTCCATGTCTCATGAAGAAAGATTATTTTTCTCCGTACTTGCGTCCATGGGAATATCCAAGGAGCAATATGAAGCAATGCCATTAGAAGAACGCATGGCGTTAGATCTCAAAGTACAAGAGCGTATAAAAGAAATGACGGATCAAAGCCTACAGATCACGTAATGACAGCAAGTCAAGAACAATAGCGAGATAAAACCCGCCTTTATCCGTACGCAGAGAAGTGATGTCGTCGATCCATTTTTGATTCGGGTAGATAGCGTAAAAGTCCTGCTTTAGCAGGTTTTCTGACACTGGCAGCCCGTATTCAAATTGGTCGGTCTGAGCTTCCGCACTGCTTCGCCCGCGGTCTCTGACGACACAGACACCAAGAATAACGTGGTGACTCGCGCAGGTTGAGTTCACAAATTGCGGCAGCGGCGCCATCAATAAAGGGCAGTATCTTTTATACTGCCGATAATCTATCCTCTCCCGCCTTTTGTCATTGACCAATAATTAAGAAAAAGTAAGAGCCTGCACATTATGAACTCATCACTCAACGCGACACCGACGCCAGCGATCTCTGCGCCGTCAACCCTTGTTGCATTACGCTCTCCTTCGCTGCTGATGCGCGAGATTTTGGCGGGCACCATCACCGCGCTGGCACTTATCCCTGAAGTGATTTCGTTTTCTATCATCGCGGGCGTAGATCCGAAGGTCAGCCTGATAGCCTCCATCGTCTTGTGCTTCACCATGTCCTTCCTCGGCGGTAGGCCAGCAATGGTGACCGCTGCGGCGGGAGCCGTAGCGCTGGTCATCGGCCCGATGGTACACGGACACGGCGTAGCCTATATTCTGCCAGCGGTGATCATGGCAGGGCTCATCCAGATTCTGTTTGGCCTGACCGGATTGGCTAGGATGATGCGTTACATCCCGCGCTCGGTGATGATCGGTTTCGTCAATGCGTTAGGCATCCTGATTTTTGCCGCGCAGGTGCCGCATATTTACGGGCAATCCTCGCTTGTCTGGCTGCTGTTTGCGCTGACGCTCACGATTGTTCTGCTGCTGCCTTATGTGGTGAAAAGCATTCCCGCGCCGCTGGTCGCCATTGTGACGGTAACCGCAATCGCTATTTTTACCGGCATCACGGTGCCTAACGTCGGTGATGCTGGCCCCATGCAACCTGGATTGCCGGGTTCCACCCACTGGCTCGTGCCGTTTAATCTTGAAACGCTGCATATCATCTGGCCAACCGCGCTCAGTGTCGCCTTTGTCGGTCTGATGGAGTCGCTGCTAACCGCCAAACTGGTCGACGACATCACAGATACGCCGTCCAGCAAGCGCCGCGAGTGCTGGGGACTCGGCATTTCCAATATTTTCGCTGGGTTCTACGGCGGCATTGCCGGGTGCGCGATGATCGGCCAGACCGTGGTCAACGTGGGGTTAGGCAAAGCGCGCACGCGCATTTCCACTCTCGCCGCCGCCTTAGTGCTGTTGCTACTGGTGACCGGGCTGAGCGAGATTATGGCAAAGATTCCAATGGTGGTGCTAGCCGGTATTATGATGATCGTCGCAGTCAAGACGATGAACTGGCATAGTCTGCATCCCAGCACGTTGAAGCGGATGCCGCTGTCGGAAACGCTGGTGGCCATCGTGACAGTTATCGCCACCGTCTCGACAGGTAACCTCGCTATCGGCGTGGCGAGCGGCGTCATTTTCGCCATCCTGCTATTTGCGCGCCGCGTGGCGCACGTCATTCACGCGGAGCGTCAGATGAGTGAAGACGGGCAGTCGGTACACTACACGGTGCGCGGCCCACTATTCTTCGGTAGCAGCAACGACCTCTTCGAGCACTTTCTCTATGCGCAGGACCCACAGAACGTCACCATCGATCTGACGCACGCCCAAATCTGGGATGCCTCCAGCGTGGCAGCACTCGACGCGATTGAAACCCGCTATCATCGCTACGATGCGAAGGTCGCGATCGTCGGGCTGGATACCCATAGCGCTAAAATTCACCAGCGTCTATCTGGGCACATCTAAGTCACTCGGTGTTGACTCGGACGTCAACGTAAATAATCCACACGTCGCAGTGAGTAGAGTCAATACTAGTCTGGTGTCTGACACGGCCTGTTTACAAATCGCCGTCAACATCCGAATGTTGCCCAGCTAGAGTATCTGGGGGGATAGCCAACCGACGCCGTCGTGGCCTGAAGATCTGACTGCACGTTGATCGTTCAGTTGTCGATTAATAACATCGCTTCAACAGGCCGTGACCTCTCACCACTCGCGTCACGACCTGTCCAATACGCATTTATGACGAAGTAGAATTGACTGCTTTCCGCCCTTCCCACTGCATCAATAGGCTCAGCGCAGCAGGCAGTGCCAACAACGTCAGCAACGTCGCCACCATCAACCCACCGATAATAGCGTAGGCCATCGGCCCCCAAAACACCTGATGCGCAATCGGAATCATACCGAGGATCGCCGCCAGCGCGGTCAATACTATGGGTCGTGAACGATGGTGGGCGGCATTCACAATCGCCTCCCTGGCGGGCTGTCCATTTTTCACATTCAGATCGACCTCACCAATCAGAATAACGGCATTACGAATAATCATTCCCGCCAGTGCGATCGCCCCCAGCAGCGCCACAAACCCCATCGGCGTTCCGGTCGGCAACATGGCGGCAACAATACCGATCAGGCCGAACGGCGCAGTCAGGAATGCCAATACCATACGAGAAATATGCTGTAGCTGAATCATCAGTAGTACCAGCATCACTAACAGCGTCACCGGCAGTACCGCATACACCGAACTATTGCCCTTGTCAGACTCCACCGCAACGCCACCTTCCGTGATGTGATATCCCTCCGGTAACGAGGCGCGATAGCGTTCAATTTCAGGTGCCAGTTTTTTTGACAGTGCAGATACCCGCACACCCGATACAACATCCATTTGCACCGTAATGAACGGTTCGCGCTGGCGCCGCCAGATAATAGGGTCATCAATGCCGTAAGAAACCGTAGCAATCTGGCCCAACGGCACTGTGCGGCCATCCGAAATAGGGATTTGCAGATTGGCGATCGTAGCAACGTCGCGTCGTTCCTGCGGCGTGCCACGAATAACCACATCCACCAGCCGGTTTCCATCACGTACCGACGTTAGCGTTGAACCAGAAAATATCGCCGCCAGCATACTGGCTACATCCTGTGAACTGATGCCGACCGCACGGGCTTCCGTCTGATTAAGCACCACGTTCACCGAGCGTTCTGGCTCCCCCGCCGTCAGATTAACGTCACGCACATCGGCCTGATTTCCCACCAGACTGGCAAGCCCCTGCGCAATATCACGGACGCGATGAATATCCGGCCCCGCCACCCTATATTTAAGCGGCCAGCCCACCGGCGGCCCCAGTTCAAGTGCGGATACCCGCGCCACAATGGGGCTGAAATCCCGCGCAAGCACCTGATTCAATCGTGCCGACAGGCTGTCCCTCGCCTCAAGATTTTTTGCCACTACCACCAACTGCGCGATATTTTCGTGACTCAGCAGCACATCCATCGGTAGATAAAAACGTACGGCCCCCGATCCTACATACGTGGAAAAATGGTCAACATCGGGGTCGTTTTTCAAAACAGCTTCCAGCCGCTTTGCTTGCGCTTCCGTCGCCGCCTGTGAAGCGTTCGCAGGCAATGTCAGGCTGACCAACAGTTCCGGTCTGTCCGACGCAGGAAAAAACTCGCCCTCCAGTCGGGTGGCACCAAATAAGGCGACAACCAGCAGGAACACGGCGATGAGTAACGTCATTCCCCGGTTTTCCAACGCCCGTTGCAGCCACTGGCGATAAATGCGGCCAACCCGTCCCGGTTCGTTATGTTGGTGACGAAACGTTTTTGGCAACAGCCAGACACCGAGTAGTGGGGAAAAGAGAATCGCCACGATCCAGGAACTCAGTAAGGAAATCAACACCACGACAAAGAGTGAAAAACAGTATTCGCCCGCACTTGATGAGGCAAATCCGACGGGAATAAACCCGGCAATCATCACCAGCGTCCCCGTCAGCATGGGGAAAGCAGTGCTTTCATAAGCCCAAGCCGCCGCCCGTTTGCGATCCCAGCCCTCTTCCAGCCGCGACACCATCGCCTCTACTGTAATCATGGCATCATCCACCAACAGCCCCAGCGAAATAATCAGAGCCCCGAGCGAAATACGCTGTAAGCCGATACCGGTTATCTCCATGCCAATAAAGGTCATCGCCAGTACGATCGGGATGGATGCGGCAACGACCAATCCGGCGCGGCTACCAAGAGAAACGAACGATACCGCTAACACAATGGCAATGGCTTCCAGCAGCACTTTGATAAAGCCGCCGACCGCACTTTTTACCACTTCCGATTGATTAGCCACACGCGTCATTTCAATCCCATGTGGAAGCTGCGTCGCAATCATGTTCATTTTATCGCGAATAG
Protein-coding sequences here:
- a CDS encoding efflux RND transporter permease subunit, with product MSQEQHPTRVRFNLSAWALAHQQFVAFMMLVIMAAGVMSYQRLPRNEDPAFTIKSAVVSAAWPGATVSDTVNFVTDKLEKKLQETPYLDYVESYTRAGEAVVFVNLRDDTPPSAVPNIWYTVRKKMTDITSSLPDGVSSPAVNDEFDDTFGTIYGFTAEGFSSRELRDRVEDIRSALLSVPDVGKVDMLGVEEEQIVVMFSPRRLAGLGLDPQQVIDSLKAQNAVTPAGIIRTDDEKVAVRVSGAYTSEQSLRQITLRIGGKFVPLTDIATISRETAEPPSPTFRVNGEKAIGLAISMAPTGNMLNFGQAIRDKMNMIATQLPHGIEMTRVANQSEVVKSAVGGFIKVLLEAIAIVLAVSFVSLGSRAGLVVAASIPIVLAMTFIGMEITGIGLQRISLGALIISLGLLVDDAMITVEAMVSRLEEGWDRKRAAAWAYESTAFPMLTGTLVMIAGFIPVGFASSSAGEYCFSLFVVVLISLLSSWIVAILFSPLLGVWLLPKTFRHQHNEPGRVGRIYRQWLQRALENRGMTLLIAVFLLVVALFGATRLEGEFFPASDRPELLVSLTLPANASQAATEAQAKRLEAVLKNDPDVDHFSTYVGSGAVRFYLPMDVLLSHENIAQLVVVAKNLEARDSLSARLNQVLARDFSPIVARVSALELGPPVGWPLKYRVAGPDIHRVRDIAQGLASLVGNQADVRDVNLTAGEPERSVNVVLNQTEARAVGISSQDVASMLAAIFSGSTLTSVRDGNRLVDVVIRGTPQERRDVATIANLQIPISDGRTVPLGQIATVSYGIDDPIIWRRQREPFITVQMDVVSGVRVSALSKKLAPEIERYRASLPEGYHITEGGVAVESDKGNSSVYAVLPVTLLVMLVLLMIQLQHISRMVLAFLTAPFGLIGIVAAMLPTGTPMGFVALLGAIALAGMIIRNAVILIGEVDLNVKNGQPAREAIVNAAHHRSRPIVLTALAAILGMIPIAHQVFWGPMAYAIIGGLMVATLLTLLALPAALSLLMQWEGRKAVNSTSS
- a CDS encoding KTSC domain-containing protein; the encoded protein is MQRQQVSSSRIYSIGYDPKTHNLEIEFHNKDLYQYVGVPESIYKKFISDVVVSKGRFFDGVIKDKFLCLKIR
- a CDS encoding SulP family inorganic anion transporter produces the protein MNSSLNATPTPAISAPSTLVALRSPSLLMREILAGTITALALIPEVISFSIIAGVDPKVSLIASIVLCFTMSFLGGRPAMVTAAAGAVALVIGPMVHGHGVAYILPAVIMAGLIQILFGLTGLARMMRYIPRSVMIGFVNALGILIFAAQVPHIYGQSSLVWLLFALTLTIVLLLPYVVKSIPAPLVAIVTVTAIAIFTGITVPNVGDAGPMQPGLPGSTHWLVPFNLETLHIIWPTALSVAFVGLMESLLTAKLVDDITDTPSSKRRECWGLGISNIFAGFYGGIAGCAMIGQTVVNVGLGKARTRISTLAAALVLLLLVTGLSEIMAKIPMVVLAGIMMIVAVKTMNWHSLHPSTLKRMPLSETLVAIVTVIATVSTGNLAIGVASGVIFAILLFARRVAHVIHAERQMSEDGQSVHYTVRGPLFFGSSNDLFEHFLYAQDPQNVTIDLTHAQIWDASSVAALDAIETRYHRYDAKVAIVGLDTHSAKIHQRLSGHI
- a CDS encoding IS4 family transposase, producing the protein MPVRKVCQIFFRHALASTHQYRQHALIDSTAALISGATLSLTRIGRYLPGPARVKDKIKRVARLLGNTALHHDIPKIFNQITSMMTKNMPWCVIAVDWSGYPSQAFHVLRASLVCDGRAIPLMSQLVPSEKQNNILIQKAFLDALACAIAPQMKVTLITDAGFHNEWFRHIKALGWGFIGRIRGNVKFCLHHGPERWLNVKDCTGTARAEYLGAGTLARSKKAQCNGHFYLYKKAPKGRKSQRRKGKPSHPTTEKEQRASAKEPWLLFTSTDEFKPHEIMKLYSRRMQIEQNFRDEKSERFGFGLRACGSKTGERLWVLSLLATLASIVLWLLGYHFENKGLHLHYQANSLKSRRVISFLTLAENILRHSPRIIRRVKLESILAQLTSTYRNMVLVY
- a CDS encoding autoinducer binding domain-containing protein; translation: MDIQCSYLNEKSITARSDYNIVKLIECEMILNHLDFYSYMRLNKKNQSVKLISTFPKQWQDIYLENRYYNFDPVIEKAKCKISPFLWGGECGRIFEEAREFAILSGVCFVAHRNDGFFSVLSICNRRDDKNFINQLREKEAKIQMLLLKCFEEDIISEAEECCNVNLTPRECEVLKLLGLGKTYGEISIICSISERTVRFHVMSILKKFHVTNIKQALTQAACQGFFDA